In one window of Maylandia zebra isolate NMK-2024a unplaced genomic scaffold, Mzebra_GT3a scaffold03, whole genome shotgun sequence DNA:
- the LOC143415764 gene encoding uncharacterized protein LOC143415764, with product MEIFLTKGGTRGKKIRGLMLAISKHDNIHTRRACILKSLCIHLNEDYEKLIKEYSDTDSEAKSCMEQTVMGVYVIQKEGAEPEDDPEDVGVVIEGVEANTDLGNVAQACALLFGLIYRLNLSYPPELKCTFEVLQKILLNLDGQKLSSKVQFLKNKLMG from the exons ATGGAAATCTTTCTGACCAAAGGAGGGACACGTGGAAAGAAAATAAGAGGTCTCATGCTTGCCATCTCCAAG caTGACAACATCCATACCAGACGAGCATGCATCTTGAAGTCTTTGTGCATCCACCTAAACGAAGACTATGAGAAGTTAATAAAGGAGTACTCG GATACGGACAGCGAGGCAAAAAGCTGCATGGAGCAAACTGTGATGGGGGTGTACGTCATCCAGAAGGAGGGTGCTGAACCTGAAGATGACCCAGAGGACGTTGGTGTCGTGATTGAGGGTGTGGAGGCTAACACTGATTTGGGTAACGTTGCACAAGCATGTGCTCTGTTGTTTGGACTCATATACCGTTTGAACCTGAGCTACCCACCAGAACTTAAATGCACCTTTGAAGTCCTCCAGAAGATACTTTTAAATCTTGATGGACAAAAGCTGTCTTCAAAGGTACAGTTTCTGAAAAACAAGCTTATGGGGTGA